The Flavobacterium sp. 1 genome contains the following window.
AAAAAAAATATGCGGTAGCGCAAAAACAAAAACAAATCTTGGTACTCAAAGTTGAGAACAAACTAAAAGAGACGCAGCGTAAAACTATGTTTTTTTCAACACTAGGCTTATTATTGCTTTTATCAGGAGGTATCTATGCTTATGCTCAGAAAGTAAAAAATGCCAAAATCATTTTTACCCAAAAAGTAAAACTAGACCAGCTCAACGCTACCAAGGATCAATTGTTCTCCATTGTTAGCCATGATTTGCGTTCCTCGGTAAATGCACTAAAAACCAGCAACACCAAATTAACTACTTCACTGGAGACCAAAAACTACGATCAGCTCGACCAGCTCCTCCATCAAAACAGCGCGATTGCAAACGGTGCCTATAACTTACTGGACAACCTGCTGCATTGGGCCTTGCTGCAAACCAAGCAATTGTATTTTCATAAAGATTCTGTTCATTTATTTTCTATTGTACAACAAATAGAATACAACTACAAACCTTTATTGCTTGATAAATCCATCACTTTTGAGAACACCATTTCAAAAAATAGTTTTATCTTCGTAGATCTCGATTCGCTAAAAATTGTACTGCGTAACTTACTCGATAATGCCATAAAATTCTCCCCGGAGAACAGCAAAATCAGTTTTTATACTATAGAAACAAATACCAATTTTTGCCAGCTCGTGATTCAGGACTGCGGTTTAGGAATGACACAAAACACGATTAATGAGTTACTCCAAGACAGTGAATTATTAGCGAAGAAAAAAAACTCGGAAATTATTGGAACTGGACTCGGAATGCAATTGTGCAAGCAGATGATCAAGAAAAATAGCGGTTCATTAACCATAGAAAGTGAATTGAACAAAGGTACCAAGATGATACTTTCGTTCCCAAAAACTGAACAAAATGGATAGCATCAATGTACTTATTATTGAAGACACACCAGAGCAAAGCGATGCCCTGAGCTTAGTTTTACAAAACAACAATTATAATATTGTGGGCGTAGCCAGAAATTATACCGATGCCCTTACTTTATTTTATAAAAATACTGTTGATATCATTGTCATCGATGTTTTCTTGGACGGAAAACCAGATGGAATTACTTTTGCCGAAACGATAAACATTGTTCCGAATGCCTGTAAACCCTTTGTTTTTTTGACCAGCTCACAAGACCGTCAAATTTTTGAAAGAGCCAAACTCACCAAGCCCTTTAGCTTTTTAATGAAACCTTTTAATGAATTAGAAATTATATATGCCCTTGAAATGGCTGTTGAAAAATTCTACTCGCAAGCGAATGTTTTTTTGAGTGAAGACCAAGACACTGTAATCGGCAATGATTATATGTTCATCAAAAAGAAAAATACGCTTAAAAAAGTGTCGTTAAAGGACATTATTTACATCGAAGTCGAGGATCGCTACTGCAACATCATTACCGAAAAAGAAAAATTTGTTATCCTCATTTCATTAACCAAAATCAGCGAGCTGCTCGACAAAAACAAATTCATTCGAACACATAGAAACTACATCGTAAACTCCGATACTATAGAAGAAATAATCCTTGCAGACAATCTTGTCATTCTGAAAGGAAACCGCAAAATTAATCTTAGCGACAATTATAAAGATTTTATCAAAAAAATAAAAATACTGTCATAACAATTTGTTTTTCAGACCAAAATAACAAATCTTCTCTATAACAAAGAAGATTTTTTTATATCTATAAAGCAGCCAACAAGAAAAGTAAAACTGATGCATGCTTAAGAACATTTCATGACAACAAAATCCAACCTCATAACATCAGTACAAAAAAAAGGGACTTTTCGTTATATATTTACTCATATAAATAATACAACAAAATCATGAGCCTAGAACTTAATAACCACATAAATATGCAAGTAAAAAATTTTTTAAGCAAAATAAATCCTTGGATAGGACTTTTAGTATCATTATGCGTTTTGATACCTAGTTTGTATAATATTCTTGACACCCCTTTAGCAATTACAAAAGATCACTTTATCTTTGCTGGTGGCTTATTCTTTTTTGTTATATTTTTAAAAGAAATATTCGACAGAATTGTCAATTTAGAAGGTATGGATTAAATCCTATCATTTGTTTTAGAAGCAAAAATATTTGACATTTTTACGACACCATTTTTTACCAATCAATAAATGAATTAATTAGAATTCCCTGTTTCAGCATTTTGAGACAGGGAATTTATTTTATAAAAAACTTATTTTTTATGCAAATTATATTTTTAACATGAATAAATCCTTATATTTCAAAAATCAAAACCTAACCTATGGCCTTTTTTATTTTTGTTTTATTCATTTGCATCGTTGTTCTATTCAACAATTTTTTTAATCTGAAAAAAAGCAACGATTATCTAGAATCTTTACTCCAATCCTATCAGGAAGACAACGGCAGGCTTCGAAAAGAAATATCAGAAATCAAAAAAGCTATTGAAGGCAAAACAATTACTGTCGAAAATGGTCCATCAATAATTGAAGAAACAAAACCTCAAGAAATTGAATCTATTGAAGACAACATTATAGAAAGCATTAAAGAAAATACAAACTTTCCTCCTATTATTGAAACTATTGTCTCAAAAGAAGAAAACATTGATAGTAATGAAGCCATTTCAACGAACAAAATTGAAGAAGAAATATTCACTTATGAAAGCAAAACTTCCCCAAGATTAGAAAATAAAACTCCAATAGAAGAAAAGATATATGAAGAAAGTGCTTTTTCTAAATTTCTAAAAAATGCCGAAAAACAATTTGCCGACAATTGGACTGGAATTTTGGGAACCGCAATTATGGTACTTGGAATTGGTTATTTAAGCATTTATACTGCCTTAACAGTAGCACCATTATTCCGTATTTTAATTATCTGGCTGTATGCTTCTTTATTAGCAGGTTCTTTCTACATTTTAAAGAAAAAGGAAAAATGGGTTAAAACAGGATTGTGGCTTCGGAGTGCAGCCGCCAGTTTATTTTTATTTGGAACATTTGGCGCTTCACAAATACCTCCGCTTACCTTTATTACCAATACCGCTGCTGGATATTCCTTGATTGCTATAGGAATTGCAGTTAATTTATACATTGGCTACATCATAAAAAAACAGACATTCTTATCGCTCCACGTAATTTTGAGCATACTGATATTATGTGTTATCCCCGAAAAACTGTTAATTACATTTATCTTAGCCTCTATAACATGTACTATAGGAATTATACTTTCGTACAAAGAAAAGTGGGAATATCACTTACTGATCGTCATTACAGCCTTTATCATTTTCGACATTTGGTTTAATGCTCAAGGCACAAAATTGACCGCTTCAGAAAACATTATTGCTATCCTCGGAATCATTACAGTTGCTGGAAGCTGTATGTTCATGCAATACCGCGGCGTTTATGAAAACACCCATTTTGACAAGCCTGCTTTTATAACTCATTTAACCAACTGGGTCTTATTTGCAACTGGATTACTGCTGCATTCTATGGGAAGTAAATTCAAAACTTTTGTATTATTCTTTGGCGCAATAATCTGTTTGGTAATTGCATTGCGTGCCCGCAAAAAGAAAGTGTATTGGCTATATCATTTAGACGGAATGGTGTCTTTTATTCTTTTGGCTCTTAGCATTATTATGTTGAACGATTTGAAAGTTGGTATTGATATCATTGCTTGTATTTTATATGTTTTAATACTTGTCTGCCTATTTGTTGTGTATAAAGAAAAGGAGACTCTGCTTCACAAAATTTTTCTAACTATCAATCATTTATTTGGAGCGAGTTTAATCATTTTTTGCGTACTGCTTATTAACAACACTTTGGATGCAGCAAAAATCACAAACGCTTTTACGGCAATAATTCTACTGTCAATAATTGCGCTTTCAATTCCTATAATATCTTCGATAAAAAAAGAATTCACAGAAGTTGACACTTTTTATGGTGAAAAAAACTTGAGCCTGAACGGTATTCTTGCAATAGTATTTTCGGTATTTGTAATTTTAAAATCCAATGCTGTTTTAGCGGACAATTCATTCTATTATATTGTAATTGGGATTGCTGTAATTTGGACTTTCCTGAAGAAAAAATTTAAAATTGTAACCTTTGATATTGGACGATTTGTGTTTTATGCTTTGGCATTATTTATCGGTTTATTTATTATACACTCTCAAGAAAAATCATACTCAGATTGGATTTTTACATTGTGTTTCTTATCAATAGTTTCATTCAATTGGTTTGTGAAATATTTTTACAAAAATGAGTTCATCATTAGATTTATCGGAATTGTTAGTGTGAATGCACTTTTATTGATTTTGAGCTGCAAATATTTGCAAAGCCATCCAGTTGCCCAAATCTTTAGCTTGTTTGGAATTGCTGTACTCAACCACGAGTTCTTATGGTTAAATTTCAAAAAAAACAATTTAACACCAGACAATCAAAGAGTATTATACTTATTCTATTATTTGTTTACAATTGTTGGAAGTTTACTGCTTCTATACCGCTCAGGCAATTTAACAAACACTGAAAATGGATTAACCTGTCTGGGAATTTCCATTATCGAAATCTACGTTTTATTTGCAAAAAAAATCAGAAACAAGTCAGAAGAAACCATCAATGAATGGACTAATTACAATTTATTAAATTCAGAATTACTGCTCTTTACTATTACACTATTTGGGTTTTCCTGCATTCAAATGGAATATGTATCTATCTATTTTATCGGTTTTGCAATTCTGTTATTCCTTGCATTCCAAAAATTTGAAGAGTTCAAACGATATTCCAATTATTCTTTTCTTTTATTAACAGGAAGCATCATTCTGACTCTTTTCGTTGCTGTTGACAACATTGACTTAAAAGAAAAAACGATCATTTATTCTGTACAAACAGCAAGTGTTTTATTATCAATTGGGTATTCCTATTTACAATTCAAAAGCAAAAATGATGATGAAAAGCGTTTTATTACTATTTTGCCATACATTCAAAATTTATGGATTATCACATTACTGCTCATACAGGTAGAAATAAATTATTTACCGCTGCTGTTCATGATTTTATCATTAATTAACTTCTATTTGATTTACAGCAAAAAAATCCAAATCAAATTTCATTTTGTTTTATTAATTGCAATGCTGGCCATTTTGGTTTCAGCTTCCTACAGTATTAACAAACTGAATAATTTCAACCTGATAGACTGGATTTTACAGCTTTCAAGTATCGCTTTAGGATTAGCTCTTACACTGCTTTTAAACAAAAAGGAAGCCATTACCACAATGAAAACCAATTATCAGATTACACTAAATATTTGGCTTTCAATCATCATGTTTACTCAATTAGAGCATAAATGGCTGCCGGTTTATTGGGTCGTCGCCGCTATTTTGAATCTCTATTTTTATCACAAAAAAATAAGCCAGGAAAAAAACATCAGTATCGTTTATTATCTGCTGGCAAATTTACATTTAGGCTTTTTGAGCTTTAATTTTTATCAATCTAAATTTTTAGCCGTTTACCTATTGATATTTGTGCTTTTAGGAGTTTATATTTATTTAGCATCCAAATGGATGGAAACTTTCAAACTCAAAAACAGTCTGTTGATTTACCCAGCAACATTAAGCATTGGATGCTTTTTATATTTATCTTTTGACAAAGGAATCCTAACTTTTTTCTGGATTTTGGAAGCGCTTGGTTTATTAATTTTAGGAATTATGCTGAAAGAAAAATACTTTCGATACGTTTCCCTGTCACTAGTTGGAATTTGCGTTATCCGATTGATGTTCTTTGACTTATCAAATTCCAATTTCTTAATTCGGGCATTGGTTCTGCTTGGCGTTGGGATTGTATTATTGGTAATGAACAGCTTGTTTAAAAAATATAAAGACCGTTTTGATTAAAAAAATAAACTTTTTGTAACTTTTTACAAACTCCATACGTATAACCACTTGTACACTTAAAAAATTGAGGAGACAAAAACATGAGACAACTTAAAATCACCAAGCAGGTTACTAATCGTGAAACCGCTTCATTAGACAAATATTTACAAGAAATTGGAAAAGTTGACCTTATTACCGCTGACGAAGAAGTAGAATTAGCTCAAAGAATTAAAGCCGGGGATCAAAGAGCCCTAGAGAAATTAACAAAAGCCAATTTACGTTTCGTAGTTTCGGTAGCCAAACAATACCAAAACCAAGGATTAACACTTCCTGATTTAATTAATGAAGGAAATTTAGGATTGATAAAAGCAGCACAGCGTTTTGACGAAACTCGTGGTTTCAAGTTCATTTCTTATGCTGTATGGTGGATTCGCCAATCGATTCTTCAAGCTTTGGCAGAACAATCCCGTATCGTTCGTTTACCATTAAATAAAATTGGTTCTATCAATAAAATCAACAAGATGTATGCGTTATTAGAGCAGTCTAACGAGCGTCCGCCATCTGCTGAGGAAATTGCAAAAGAACTGGACATGACTGTAAATGACGTTAAAGAGTCCATGAAAAACTCTGGCCGTCACTTATCTATGGATGCGCCTCTTGTAGAAGGAGAAGATTCTAATCTATATGATGTATTGCGTTCTGGAGAATCTCCAAATCCTGACAGAGAATTAATCCACGAATCATTGCGTACCGAAATTGAGCGTTCACTAGAAACATTAACTCCAAGAGAGGCCGATGTAGTGCGTTTGTACTTTGGTCTTGGTGATCAACACCCAATGACATTAGAAGAAATAGGTGAAACTTTTGATCTAACCCGCGAGCGTGTTCGCCAAATTAAAGAAAAAGCAATCCGCAGATTAAAACACACTTCTAGAAGTAAAATTTTAAAAACGTATTTAGGTTAATATAAAATATCCCCAAATTAAAATTTTGAAAATACATTAATTTTTAAATATTTTAATACAACGTGAACAACAGTCTGATTAACTGTTCGTTTTTTGATTGATGATTGAAACTCCGGCTGATTACCGGAGTTTTATTTTTTATATTACCTTTGCAAAAAAACAAATATTAAAGATGCGCTGCAGTGCATCTCAACGTAAAAGTAAAGATGCACTGCAGTGTATCTCAACACCATGAAGAATACAATTATTGCTCCATCAGTTTTGGCTGCTGATTTCGCCAATTTACAGCGTGATATCGAAATGATCAACAATAGTCAGGCAGACTGGTTTCACATTGACATCATGGATGGCGTTTTTGTTCCAAACATTTCTTTTGGAATGCCCGTTCTTGAAGCCATTACAAGACATACAAAAAAAACAGTTGACGTACATTTGATGATT
Protein-coding sequences here:
- a CDS encoding DUF2339 domain-containing protein yields the protein MAFFIFVLFICIVVLFNNFFNLKKSNDYLESLLQSYQEDNGRLRKEISEIKKAIEGKTITVENGPSIIEETKPQEIESIEDNIIESIKENTNFPPIIETIVSKEENIDSNEAISTNKIEEEIFTYESKTSPRLENKTPIEEKIYEESAFSKFLKNAEKQFADNWTGILGTAIMVLGIGYLSIYTALTVAPLFRILIIWLYASLLAGSFYILKKKEKWVKTGLWLRSAAASLFLFGTFGASQIPPLTFITNTAAGYSLIAIGIAVNLYIGYIIKKQTFLSLHVILSILILCVIPEKLLITFILASITCTIGIILSYKEKWEYHLLIVITAFIIFDIWFNAQGTKLTASENIIAILGIITVAGSCMFMQYRGVYENTHFDKPAFITHLTNWVLFATGLLLHSMGSKFKTFVLFFGAIICLVIALRARKKKVYWLYHLDGMVSFILLALSIIMLNDLKVGIDIIACILYVLILVCLFVVYKEKETLLHKIFLTINHLFGASLIIFCVLLINNTLDAAKITNAFTAIILLSIIALSIPIISSIKKEFTEVDTFYGEKNLSLNGILAIVFSVFVILKSNAVLADNSFYYIVIGIAVIWTFLKKKFKIVTFDIGRFVFYALALFIGLFIIHSQEKSYSDWIFTLCFLSIVSFNWFVKYFYKNEFIIRFIGIVSVNALLLILSCKYLQSHPVAQIFSLFGIAVLNHEFLWLNFKKNNLTPDNQRVLYLFYYLFTIVGSLLLLYRSGNLTNTENGLTCLGISIIEIYVLFAKKIRNKSEETINEWTNYNLLNSELLLFTITLFGFSCIQMEYVSIYFIGFAILLFLAFQKFEEFKRYSNYSFLLLTGSIILTLFVAVDNIDLKEKTIIYSVQTASVLLSIGYSYLQFKSKNDDEKRFITILPYIQNLWIITLLLIQVEINYLPLLFMILSLINFYLIYSKKIQIKFHFVLLIAMLAILVSASYSINKLNNFNLIDWILQLSSIALGLALTLLLNKKEAITTMKTNYQITLNIWLSIIMFTQLEHKWLPVYWVVAAILNLYFYHKKISQEKNISIVYYLLANLHLGFLSFNFYQSKFLAVYLLIFVLLGVYIYLASKWMETFKLKNSLLIYPATLSIGCFLYLSFDKGILTFFWILEALGLLILGIMLKEKYFRYVSLSLVGICVIRLMFFDLSNSNFLIRALVLLGVGIVLLVMNSLFKKYKDRFD
- a CDS encoding ATP-binding protein codes for the protein MGEVFNKKTKEFNTEVNFKKAQYFFIKKNWDSTLVYSMKQLSLSKNKELADYCHYFRGYSFRELKLLKEAKYELNLISKKFILYQLVNYKLGAISLELKEFEKAILFFQKTESVYINEDKECKLSSIYANLGTCYLHLNKFKIAEFYLFKSIKIQKTESDTLPLINSYFNIANLYYVQYKDQKAMPYFEKAYSLSKKIKDFDKKRQASKNMSVVEENRGNFKQALVYRKESEQWKDSLNNQNKVWALADYEKKYAVAQKQKQILVLKVENKLKETQRKTMFFSTLGLLLLLSGGIYAYAQKVKNAKIIFTQKVKLDQLNATKDQLFSIVSHDLRSSVNALKTSNTKLTTSLETKNYDQLDQLLHQNSAIANGAYNLLDNLLHWALLQTKQLYFHKDSVHLFSIVQQIEYNYKPLLLDKSITFENTISKNSFIFVDLDSLKIVLRNLLDNAIKFSPENSKISFYTIETNTNFCQLVIQDCGLGMTQNTINELLQDSELLAKKKNSEIIGTGLGMQLCKQMIKKNSGSLTIESELNKGTKMILSFPKTEQNG
- a CDS encoding LytTR family DNA-binding domain-containing protein encodes the protein MDSINVLIIEDTPEQSDALSLVLQNNNYNIVGVARNYTDALTLFYKNTVDIIVIDVFLDGKPDGITFAETINIVPNACKPFVFLTSSQDRQIFERAKLTKPFSFLMKPFNELEIIYALEMAVEKFYSQANVFLSEDQDTVIGNDYMFIKKKNTLKKVSLKDIIYIEVEDRYCNIITEKEKFVILISLTKISELLDKNKFIRTHRNYIVNSDTIEEIILADNLVILKGNRKINLSDNYKDFIKKIKILS
- a CDS encoding RNA polymerase sigma factor RpoD/SigA, coding for MRQLKITKQVTNRETASLDKYLQEIGKVDLITADEEVELAQRIKAGDQRALEKLTKANLRFVVSVAKQYQNQGLTLPDLINEGNLGLIKAAQRFDETRGFKFISYAVWWIRQSILQALAEQSRIVRLPLNKIGSINKINKMYALLEQSNERPPSAEEIAKELDMTVNDVKESMKNSGRHLSMDAPLVEGEDSNLYDVLRSGESPNPDRELIHESLRTEIERSLETLTPREADVVRLYFGLGDQHPMTLEEIGETFDLTRERVRQIKEKAIRRLKHTSRSKILKTYLG